The following are encoded together in the Malaya genurostris strain Urasoe2022 chromosome 3, Malgen_1.1, whole genome shotgun sequence genome:
- the LOC131436020 gene encoding fatty acyl-CoA reductase wat-like has protein sequence MSDGGRSKVMEFYRDSTVLITGASGFVGQVLLEKILRCLEVRKVYVMIRSKRNLNAEDRLERMLKGQLFDRLRDDPLVSRDMRSKVVPVEIRLEGADELIVDDLNSKLQEQVEIVFNLLASVNFNEPLDCALKTNVEYTDRLLSLVSRMKRLKSVIHVSTFYSNCDKSFIEERIYDDISFGGYANIMNIVSKLNDSEKQLLTEHLIGNFPNTYTFSKKCAEVLILDKFKSLPIGIFRPPIVSSTYREPVPGWIDNFNGPSGMVVPLSEGLYSAALLDSRKRPFIVPVDFCVNAILSSAVDVQRRHMRGSEIPVYNYTDSSCNLTWGEIVNRFFQGLTFGKRVLATYLTGTVTRNPIHYSMCKQIMRLQASLLDLLRRASGRSPVMGPIFERMITLSELLRFFCVNEWQMENGNIKQMLAEASLLEARVFPFDLSKVNWDEYYRNFVPGVVKYAVEPRKAKDASRPKLVVNERKGALFLVWSFLFRNLIVVFKFIFGYRKK, from the exons ATGAGTGACGGCGGTCGATCCAAAGTGATGGAGTTTTATCGGGATTCGACGGTACTGATAACTGGAGCCAGCGGGTTTGTGGGGCAGGTACTGCTGGAGAAAATTCTGCGCTGCCTCGAAGTGCGGAAAGTGTATGTGATGATTCGTTCCAAGCGAAATTTGAATGCCGAGGACAGGCTGGAGAGAATGCTGAAGGGTCAGCTGTTCGACAGGCTACGGGACGATCCACTGGTGTCCCGGGACATGAGGAGCAAAGTGGTACCAGTGGAGATTAGGCTGGAAGGTGCTGATGAGTTGATCGTTGACGATCTGAACAGCAAACTGCAGGAGCAGGTGGAAATTGTGTTCAATCTGTTGGCTTCGGTAAACTTCAATGAACCTTTGGATTGTGCGTTGAAAACCAACGTAGAATATACGGATCGGTTGCTGAGTTTGGTAAGTCGGATGAAGCGGCTGAAGTCAGTCATTCACGTATCGACGTTTTACTCGAACTGTGACAAGAGCTTCATCGAAGAGCGCATTTACGATGACATAAGTTTCGGTGGTTACGCCAATATAATGAATATAGTGTCTAAGCTGAACGATTCGGAAAAGCAACTATTGACGGAACATCTCATTGGGAATTTTCCCAACACATACACTTTCAGCAAGAAGTGTGCTGAAGTGCTTATATTAGATAAGTTTAAATCGCTGCCGATTGGAATATTTCGACCACCCATTG TGAGTTCAACTTATCGTGAACCCGTTCCTGGTTGGATAGATAACTTCAATGGACCATCTGGAATGGTGGTTCCACTCTCCGAAGGTCTATACAGTGCGGCATTACTGGATTCCCGAAAACGGCCGTTCATCGTTCCGGTAGATTTCTGTGTCAACGCTATACTGTCCAGTGCGGTTGACGTTCAGCGGCGTCACATGCGAGGTTCGGAAATACCAGTGTACAACTATACCGATTCCAGCTGCAATCTAACTTGGGGCGAAATAGTAAATCGGTTCTTCCAAGGGCTCACGTTTGGAAAGCGCGTGTTGGC GACATATCTAACCGGTACCGTTACTCGTAATCCCATACACTACTCCATGTGCAAGCAGATTATGCGTTTACAGGCATCCCTTCTGGATCTGCTACGAAGAGCCAGCGGTCGTAGTCCAGTTATGGGACCAATATTCGAGCGAATGATCACCTTGAGTGAACTGTTGCGGTTCTTCTGCGTCAACGAGTGGCAGATGGAGAACGGAAACATCAAGCAAATGCTGGCGGAAGCTAGCCTACTCGAAGCGAGAGTGTTTCCGTTCGATCTGTCCAAGGTGAACTGGGATGAGTACTACAGGAACTTTGTTCCCGGGGTGGTCAAGTATGCCGTTGAACCAAGGAAAGCGAAAGACGCAAGTAGACCGAAACTGGTTGTAAATGAACGCAAGGGTGCACTCTTCCTGGTGTGGAGCTTCCTATTCCGGAATTTGATTGTAGTTTTCAAGTTCATTTTCggatacagaaaaaaataa
- the LOC131436021 gene encoding fatty acyl-CoA reductase wat-like isoform X1 — MEETGLKDCSSTDSSVETFYKDSVVLITGGTGFIGKVLIEKLLRCFEVKRIYLLLREKKNVKSEERLKELLQEPIFHVMKNNNPTPPSVFAKVIAIDTNFQQDRIISDGDRKLLLSEVTVVFNVMASVKFNEHIESALDTNVNCSRKLFDMVSQMQRIRSIVHVSTFYSNCDRSHIEERVFDDVPFGGHDNILRIFEHLSAPEKDKLIPAILGPMPNSYTFSKKCAEIMIKQSYAHLPIAIFRPPIVMSAYMEPIPGWVDNFNGIAGMCIPMTQGKIYCARGKPDMPSHSVPVDYCVAALLAVGAEIRRNPTPHQGSESPMVYNFATDHNNIRWGDYGWWAAHGCETRLGKIFGRYALGVTKSRIVRQLFVWWFVLQAFTADLLLAIVGRKRKNLRLVKRVLALEDAACFFAMHRWTVQNDNMRRVLGGLSEQERNLLQFDIDKLDWKDYFKNFLPGIKAALSRCSQRRRKECG, encoded by the exons atggaagaaACAGGTTTAAAGGACTGTTCCTCGACAGATTCAAGTGTGGAAACCTTTTATAAGGACTCGGTAGTTCTTATTACTGGTGGAACAGGATTTATCGGAAAAGTGTTGATCGAAAAATTGTTGCGATGTTTTGAAGTGAAAAGAATTTATCTCTTACTACGTGagaagaaaaatgtaaaatccgAAGAACGCCTGAAGGAATTATTGCAAGAACCAATATTTCATgtaatgaaaaataataaccCAACTCCCCCCAGTGTGTTTGCCAAAGTGATCGCAATCGACACCAATTTCCAGCAGGACCGAATCATAAGCGATGGCGATCGTAAACTGCTCCTGTCCGAGGTCACGGTTGTATTCAATGTAATGGCATCGGTTAAATTCAATGAACATATCGAGTCTGCCCTGGATACAAACGTGAACTGTTCCCGGAAACTATTCGACATGGTATCGCAAATGCAGCGCATCCGTTCGATCGTCCACGTGTCAACTTTCTATTCCAACTGCGATCGATCCCATATAGAAGAACGAGTCTTCGATGATGTTCCATTTGGAGGTCACGACAATATTCTTCGAATCTTTGAACATCTCAGTGCTCCCGAAAAGGATAAGCTAATCCCAGCAATACTGGGCCCAATGCCCAACAGTTACACTTTCAGTAAAAAGTGTGCAGAAATAATGATCAAACAAAGTTATGCTCATTTGCCGATTGCCATTTTTCGACCGCCCATTGTCATGTCCGCTTATATGGAACCGATTCCGGGTTGGGTGGATAATTTCAACGGGATTGCGGGGATGTGCATACCTATGACACAAGGCAAAATCTATTGCGCTCGGGGCAAACCGGATATGCCGAGTCATTCGGTGCCAGTGGATTACTGTGTGGCCGCGTTGCTGGCAGTTGGTGCCGAAATCAGACGCAATCCAACCCCACATCAGGGCAGTGAGTCTCCgatggtgtacaactttgccacCGACCACAACAATATACGATGGGGCGACTATGGTTGGTGGGCTGCGCATGGCTGTGAAACACGGCTGGGAAAAATTTTCGG TCGCTACGCCCTGGGAGTAACCAAGTCTCGCATCGTgagacagctgttcgtttggtgGTTTGTGTTGCAAGCCTTCACAGCAGATCTACTATTGGCAATCGTCGGTAGAAAACGAAA GAACCTTCGGCTGGTGAAACGAGTTCTCGCACTAGAGGATGCAGCCTGTTTCTTCGCCATGCACCGATGGACGGTGCAGAACGACAACATGCGTCGAGTTCTCGGTGGATTGTCCGAACAGGAACGGAATCTGCTGCAGTTTGACATCGACAAGCTCGATTGGAAGGATTACTTCAAGAATTTTCTACCGGGTATAAAGGCAGCACTATCAAGGTGCTCCCAGCGAAGGAGAAAGGAGTGCGGTTGA
- the LOC131436021 gene encoding fatty acyl-CoA reductase wat-like isoform X2: protein MEETGLKDCSSTDSSVETFYKDSVVLITGGTGFIGKVLIEKLLRCFEVKRIYLLLREKKNVKSEERLKELLQEPIFHVMKNNNPTPPSVFAKVIAIDTNFQQDRIISDGDRKLLLSEVTVVFNVMASVKFNEHIESALDTNVNCSRKLFDMVSQMQRIRSIVHVSTFYSNCDRSHIEERVFDDVPFGGHDNILRIFEHLSAPEKDKLIPAILGPMPNSYTFSKKCAEIMIKQSYAHLPIAIFRPPIVMSAYMEPIPGWVDNFNGIAGMCIPMTQGKIYCARGKPDMPSHSVPVDYCVAALLAVGAEIRRNPTPHQGSESPMVYNFATDHNNIRWGDYGWWAAHGCETRLGKIFGNLRLVKRVLALEDAACFFAMHRWTVQNDNMRRVLGGLSEQERNLLQFDIDKLDWKDYFKNFLPGIKAALSRCSQRRRKECG, encoded by the exons atggaagaaACAGGTTTAAAGGACTGTTCCTCGACAGATTCAAGTGTGGAAACCTTTTATAAGGACTCGGTAGTTCTTATTACTGGTGGAACAGGATTTATCGGAAAAGTGTTGATCGAAAAATTGTTGCGATGTTTTGAAGTGAAAAGAATTTATCTCTTACTACGTGagaagaaaaatgtaaaatccgAAGAACGCCTGAAGGAATTATTGCAAGAACCAATATTTCATgtaatgaaaaataataaccCAACTCCCCCCAGTGTGTTTGCCAAAGTGATCGCAATCGACACCAATTTCCAGCAGGACCGAATCATAAGCGATGGCGATCGTAAACTGCTCCTGTCCGAGGTCACGGTTGTATTCAATGTAATGGCATCGGTTAAATTCAATGAACATATCGAGTCTGCCCTGGATACAAACGTGAACTGTTCCCGGAAACTATTCGACATGGTATCGCAAATGCAGCGCATCCGTTCGATCGTCCACGTGTCAACTTTCTATTCCAACTGCGATCGATCCCATATAGAAGAACGAGTCTTCGATGATGTTCCATTTGGAGGTCACGACAATATTCTTCGAATCTTTGAACATCTCAGTGCTCCCGAAAAGGATAAGCTAATCCCAGCAATACTGGGCCCAATGCCCAACAGTTACACTTTCAGTAAAAAGTGTGCAGAAATAATGATCAAACAAAGTTATGCTCATTTGCCGATTGCCATTTTTCGACCGCCCATTGTCATGTCCGCTTATATGGAACCGATTCCGGGTTGGGTGGATAATTTCAACGGGATTGCGGGGATGTGCATACCTATGACACAAGGCAAAATCTATTGCGCTCGGGGCAAACCGGATATGCCGAGTCATTCGGTGCCAGTGGATTACTGTGTGGCCGCGTTGCTGGCAGTTGGTGCCGAAATCAGACGCAATCCAACCCCACATCAGGGCAGTGAGTCTCCgatggtgtacaactttgccacCGACCACAACAATATACGATGGGGCGACTATGGTTGGTGGGCTGCGCATGGCTGTGAAACACGGCTGGGAAAAATTTTCGG GAACCTTCGGCTGGTGAAACGAGTTCTCGCACTAGAGGATGCAGCCTGTTTCTTCGCCATGCACCGATGGACGGTGCAGAACGACAACATGCGTCGAGTTCTCGGTGGATTGTCCGAACAGGAACGGAATCTGCTGCAGTTTGACATCGACAAGCTCGATTGGAAGGATTACTTCAAGAATTTTCTACCGGGTATAAAGGCAGCACTATCAAGGTGCTCCCAGCGAAGGAGAAAGGAGTGCGGTTGA